One Bos taurus isolate L1 Dominette 01449 registration number 42190680 breed Hereford chromosome 25, ARS-UCD2.0, whole genome shotgun sequence genomic window carries:
- the GPRC5B gene encoding G-protein coupled receptor family C group 5 member B isoform X1 yields the protein MRTHQALAFLLLFVIASGASENASTSRGCGLDLLPQYVSLCDLDTIWGIVVEAVAGAGALITLLLMLILLVRLPFIKDKEKKDPVGLHFLFLLGTLGLFGLTFAFIIREDETICSVRRFLWGVLFALCFSCLLSQAWRVRRLVRHGKSPSGWQLVGMALCLMLVQVIIAIEWLVLTVLRDAKPACAYEPMDFAMALIYDMVLLVATLALAFFSLCGKFKKWKQNGVCILVTAFLSVLIWVAWMTMYLFGNAELRQGDAWGDPTLAITLVASGWVFVIFHAIPEIHCTILPAPQENTPNYFDTSQPRMRETAFEEDVQLPRTYMENKAFSMDEHNAALRTAGFRNGSLGNRPSAPFRSNVYQPTEMAVVLNGGTIPTAPPSYTGRHLW from the exons ATGAGAACCCACCAGGCGCTCGCCTTCCTCCTGCTCTTCGTGATTGCCTCCGGGGCCTCTGAGAACGCCAGCACATCCCGGGGCTGCGGGCTGGACCTTCTCCCTCAGTACGTGTCCCTGTGCGACCTGGACACCATCTGGGGCATCGTGGTGGAGGCGGTGGCCGGGGCAGGCGCCCTGATCACACTGCTCCTGATGCTCATCCTGCTGGTGCGGCTGCCGTTCATCAAGGACAAGGAGAAAAAGGACCCTGTGGGCCtccacttcctcttcctcctggggACCCTGGGTCTCTTTGGGCTGACCTTCGCCTTTATCATCCGGGAGGACGAGACCATCTGCTCGGTCCGCCGGTTCCTCTGGGGCGTCCTCTTCGCACTCTGCTTCTCCTGCCTGCTGAGTCAGGCATGGCGAGTGAGGAGGCTGGTGCGCCACGGCAAGAGCCCCTCGGGCTGGCAGCTGGTGGGCATGGCCCTGTGCCTGATGCTGGTGCAGGTCATCATCGCCATCGAGTGGCTGGTGCTGACCGTGCTTCGAGACGCGAAGCCGGCCTGTGCCTACGAGCCCATGGACTTCGCGATGGCCCTCATCTACGACATGGTACTGCTCGTGGCCACCCTGGCGCTGGCCTTTTTCTCACTGTGTGGCAAGTTCAAGAAGTGGAAGCAGAATGGAGTCTGCATCTTGGTCACGGCCTTCCTCTCCGTGCTCATCTGGGTGGCTTGGATGACCATGTACCTCTTTGGCAACGCTGAGCTACGACAGGGAGATGCCTGGGGCGACCCCACCTTGGCCATCACGCTGGTGGCCAGTGGCTGGGTCTTCGTCATCTTCCATGCCATCCCGGAGATCCACTGCACCATTCTGCCAGCCCCGCAGGAAAACACGCCCAACTACTTCGACACGTCACAGCCAAGGATGCGGGAGACGGCGTTTGAGGAGGACGTGCAGCTGCCACGGACCTACATGGAGAACAAAGCCTTCTCAATGGATGAACACAATGCAG CTCTCCGAACTGCAGGATTTCGCAATGGCAGCTTGGGAAACAGACCCAGCGCTCCGTTCAGAAGCAACGTGTATCAGCCAACTGAGATGGCCGTTGTGCTCAACGGGGGGACT ATCCCAACCGCTCCGCCAAGTTACACTGGAAGACACCTCTGGTGA